A segment of the Bacteroidales bacterium genome:
ACGCCCAACTACACGCTAATACTCCTCTCATTACTGGTGTAATCTGTGGCTACCGCATTGAAGAGATCGAAAATCCGTTAACGCAACAGGTAAGGTATCTGGACAAGTTGGTAGATGAATTGGCGAAGGGTCGCAAGATGGAGAAGATTCTGCGCGTTGCTTAGGGTTGCCGGCCCAAAACCATTCGCACCTTCCTATCCGCACAGGCAGGGAACCAAAAATGCTGCTAAAATGAATTTCTAATTATTGTTCCAAACCATCTTAAAGAAAATCATATCAGTTAGTACGCCAGAATCAATGCTGCAATATTTACCTTTGCTTTTGAAACAATCGCAGAAATACTATCATTATATGAAATAGCATTTCCGGGCAGAGCTTATGATGCCTGGGATTTATTGATGTTTGAAATTCCCCGGTAGTCAAGTTAAATGGATCAAAAGCCACAGAATGCAAGCCCAATTATTTTACTAAAGCAACCATTACCATGAACCTTCAGGATAAGAAGCCCCAGGAAGAAGTCGAGGCAAGACTTACAATCAATATGGACACGATCAAAGAATTGTGGTCGAAAACATATAACCGTGAGGGTAAGCCCGATTGGTCGCATATTTTCAAATACTATCACAAGGAAATAGTTTTTCAGGATACCATTCAGCGTATTGAGGGAATTGATGATTTTATTGCCATGTGCAACCGGCTGACCAAACGCACAAAGCAGCTTCAACTGGAAATAATATCCATATCCCAAAACGAAAATGTGATTATGTTCGATTGGGTGATGACCATGATGTTCAAGAAATATCCCAACACCCCTATCTACGGGGCAACCAAACTGGTGCTCAGCGAAGATGGCTTGATAAAGGAGCAGCGTGACTATTACGATTTATGGGGCGATATATTCAATAATATTCCCCGCTTTGGCAGGATGTACCGTAGATTTTTGATCAGGAAATTCGGCTAATAACTGCTTATGAGAAAAAAAACATCGCAATACTTTCGGGAGTATAAGTGGTCAAACATTTTTGCAATGATCAGGAATAACCGGTCAGACCCTGAAATATGCACTGACGACTTCAAAAATAAACTTGTAGTTATCACTGGCGCCACATCAGGTATAGGTTATGTTACAGCGCAAAAGTTTGCTTCAAAAGGGGCAAATCTTTTATGCATTAACCGAAACCCTGAAAAATCGGAGAATCTTAGGCGGGAAATTGAAAGTAAGTATGGTGTTACCTGCGACTACAGGATTGCCGATCTGAGTGATTTAAAGGATATTTTCACAGTTTCCGATGAGTTGTTGCAATTGGATGCCCCGATTGATGTGCTGATTCACAATGCCGGTGTGTACCTCACTAAACGGGAGCTAACAGCCGATGGACTTGAAAAGGTTTTTGTGGTTCATTACCTCTCTTCATTCATCATGAATTACCTGCTGATGGATAAGCTTAAAGCGCAGGAAAAGGCAAGGATTATTATGGTGGGTTCTGAAGGACATCGGTTCGCAATATGGGGTTTAAGACTTGATGACCTGAATTGGGAAAAGCGCAGATATTCAGGACTAAAAAGCTATGGATCAGCCAAAATTGCTCAGCTATTGTCAATGATTGTGTTTGATGAGCACTTCAAAAGCACAGGAGTTACAATTAATACCATGCATCCCGGAGCAGTAAAAACAGAAACCGGGCAGGAAAACGGACCAGTTTACCGTTGGTTTAAAAGGAATTTCTTTGATAAAACCTTAAAATCTCCGGATATATCCGCAGAGGCACTCTATTACCTCGGGGTTTCAGATGAATTGGATGGTGTGAGCGGAAAATTCTTTAATTTAACCACCCGGGAAGAGCCGGCACCACCAGCCTTGGATAAAGAAGTTGCCCATGAACTTTGGGATAAAACACTGAAAATATGCGGATTAAAATAGCCCTGCTTTGAATACAAGGATGACTGAATGTTATACCAGAGATTGATATGCGCGAAAAGAATTATGATACTGTTATTGTTGGCGGAGGAATTGCCGGTTTAACTGCTGCGACTTATTTAGCCCGTAATGGACAAAAAGTTTTGCTCATTGAAAAAAACAAGGAAGCGGGAGGGCTGGTCAATACATTTTCGCATAACGGATTTTTTTTCGATGCAGGAGTCAGGGCCTTATTGGATGCAGGTATCGTATTAACCATGCTCAAGGATCTGAATATTAAGCTCGACTTGGTTAAAAGTCATGTTTCTATTGGAATAGAGGATGAAGTGCTGAATATTAAAAACATTGATAGCCTTTTGGAATACAGTGATCTTCTGAAAAAATTCCATCCACAAAGTGATATCGAAATTGATGAGGTTATAAGAATTATTCGGAAAATCATGAAGCATATGGATGTGCTCTATGGAATAGAGAATCCTATTTTTAAAGACTTAAAACGAGATTTGCCCTTTATTTTCAAAAAGCTTTTACCCTGGTTTCCAAGGTTCATATTTACTGTCCGGAAAATAAACCGAATGAATACCCCGGTTGAGGATTATCTTAAAACCATTATCAAAGACAAATCCTTAAGGGACATGATCTCCCAGCATTTTTTTAAGAATACACCTGCATTTTTCGCATTGAGCTATTTTTCGCTTTACCTTGACTATTTCTATCCCAAAGGTGGAATGGGTAAACTTTCCGAATCGCTACTAAGCAAGCTATTGGAATTTGGGGGAGAAATAAAAACAGAAACCCGAATCACCCGGGTATTGCCAGAAGAACATCTTGTTATAGATGATCAGAATAACAGCTATAATTATAAAAACCTGATATGGGCAGCCGACTTAAAAACCCTTTACAATATTGCTGAAATTGAAAACTTTCCGCCGGCTATGGAAGCAAATATCAAGGAGACCAAAACCAGCATGCTAAAAAGCAGAGGAGGGGATTCTGTTTTTACTCTTTTCTTAGAAGTTGATGAACCGCTGGAAAGCTTTGCTAAGATTGCTCATGGCCACTTTTTTTATACACCCTCGAGACAAGGCCTGGACGAAATACATCGCAAAGATTTAAAGGATCTATTAAATAATTTTTCGGACGTCAACAAAGCTCAGATTCTGACCTGGCTGGATAAATTCATCAGTCTGAACACATTTGAGATATCTATCCCAGGGCTTAAAGACCATGAAATGGTTCCTGCAGGAAAAACCGGCGTCATTATCAGTTTTCTTGCTGAATATGATCTGTTTAATAAGATAAAGGAGGCAGGCTGGCATAATGAATTCATAGCTGAAATTGAAGATCGTGTGATAAGCGTGATTTCTGATTCCATTTACCCGATGCTAAAGGAAAAAATCATTGCGCGCTTCTCATTTTCCCCTTTAAGCATAGAAAGCAGAGTAGGGACTTCTGAAGGAGGCATAACTGGATGGGCTTTTGAAGACGAGATGCCGGTAATAAACAAAATCCAGCATGCCGATCGTTCTGTTCTTACGCCATTTCCATCAATTTATCAGGCTGGGCAATGGGTATACAGTCCCGGAGGCGTTCCTATGTCAATACTTACCGGTAAACTCGCAGCCGATAAGGTTCTTAAAAACAAATAAAAAACGAGGATAAGAACCTGGAGGTACTGCAGTAAATAAGAACCCAATAGCAATACAATCATGAAAATACTGCTGACCGGATCAACAGGCTATATTGGCAAGCGGCTTCTTTCTGTGCTGGTGAACGCCGGACATAAAGTGATTTGCTGCGTAAGGGATGAAAGCAGGTTCAATCCACCGGAGTATCTGAAGCAAAATATTTCGGTGCTGGAACTGGATCTGCTGGATAAAGACTCTTTGGGAAAAATTCCATCCGACATTGACGGGGCCTATTATCTTGTTCACTCCATGACCTCAACCAATGATTACCGGACACTTGAAGAACAGTCAGCAAGTAATTTCCGCGATGCTTTAAACAAAACGGATGTGAGGCATGTCATTTACCTGGGTGGTATTGTCAATGAATCCAATCTGTCCAAACATCTGGAATCCAGGAAGAATGTTGAATCAATATTAAGCCAGGGAAATTATCATTTCACAGCTTTGAGAGCCGGCATTATCATTGGTTCGGGGAGCGCATCCTTCGAGATCATAAGGGATTTGGTTGAAAAACTGCCTGTGATGATCGCACCGAAATGGCTCAAAACAAGATGCCAGCCCATTGGGGTTTCTGATGTACTTGCGTTTCTTTCAAAATCATTATTTAATCCTGAAACATTTGACCAGACTTTTGATATTGGTGGACCCGATATCCTGACTTACAAGGACATGCTCATGGGTTTTGCAAAAGTCAGGAATCTTAAACGCAGCATTTTGACTGTTCCAGTGATGTCGCCAAACTTATCCTCATACTGGTTGTATTTTGTGACCTCAACGTCATACAGGCTTGCCAGAAACCTGGTGGACAGTATGGGAGTGGAAGTCATTTGCCGCGACAACAGAATAAACCAGATTCTGGAAATCTTCCCCTTGAGCTATGAAGAGGCCATTCAAAAAGCATTCCGCCGGATCGAAACACATGAAATTGAATCAAGCTGGAAAGATGCTAATATTAGCAGCGGTTTCAATTTCAAAATATCAGCTTTTGTTCAGGTTCCCGAATATGGCTGTTTCAAAGACAGGCGCATCATGAAGTTTAATGACCGCGAAAAATGCATTGAAAAAATATGGGGTATCGGAGGGGAAAACGGTTGGTATTATGGAAATTGGTTGTGGGAATTCCGCGGCTTTTTAGACAAACTGGCCGGAGGTGTCGGTTTACGCAGGGGCCGGACAAATCCTAACTCTATCCATACCGGCGATACACTGGATTTTTGGAGGGTTTTGTATGCAAACAGGCAGGAAGGCCGTCTACTGCTTTTTGCCGAAATGAAATTGCCAGGGGAAGCATGGCTGGAATTCAGAATTCATGAAAACACGCTTATTCATACAGCGACTTTCAGGCCATTGGGATTGGCCGGAAGGCTATACTGGTATTCAGTTTTCCCTTTTCATGGAATAATTTTCGATGGAATGATAAAAAAATTGACCGCTTAAAATCCAAAGTCCTGCATTATCAAGGTTTCTGTTTAAATCGATTTATTCAAGGTATCCTGTTAACAGGATAGGGCATCACAATGATTCAAGCCCAGGAAAATTTATTCGTATTTTCGTGGCTGATAGCGCAGGTTATCAGACGGATTGAAGTCATAGTCCCTAAAACTGAGAAAACAAAGCAATCAGATGTACAACAATAAGATTTACAACCTTAAACAGATTGAGGTAGCCTGTGTCATTGGATCACCTATTGTAGCTGGAATACTGATTTATAATAATTACAAGCATTTCGGAGAGAGCCAGAAAGGTGTTGCCTGGATTTTTATTGGCATCCTTTGGACTCTCGCTTTGATTGGAATTGCAATGTATATACCTGAAAACATAGTTGACAGCACAAGATTGGTAATTCCTGCTATTAATGGATTGATTTTATACCCTATTATCAATAAACTTCAAGGTGGCAGAATTAAAGAACACTTTGATAATAATGGTGAGAAAGGTTCCAATTGGCTTGTAGCTGGATTGACAATTTTCGTAGCAGCTTTAATTTTAACACCAATAATAGTATTAGATCAGATTTCACCGATAAATGATTATACCAGGCAAGCATTTGAATCAAATGGAATTTATTATAATTCCGAAATGCCCCTTGATGAAGTTCACAAGCTAGGTGGAATATTGAAGAGAATTCAATACTTTGATCCCGAATACCCGGCAGAGGCAGTATTTATTGCCACTGATAACACTTATGAGTTTAAGCTGATAACTGAAAAATCATTTTTCAATGATAACGCATATTTATCAGACATTCGGCAGATTTTTAAACATGTTGGGAGATATGATTTTAAAAATTCTATTACTTATAAAATCACTGACCCTTATTTAGCTAATGATAAAACCATTGACCTTGACAACTATGATAGCATTCCAAATTTAATGGAAGCTGTAAGGTTCACACAAAATCCGAATTTTAATTTGATTTATGAGATTTCAATAGAAGAATCTGAGAAGGATAAACTTCAAAGACTTATCCTTGATATGGATAACATATTTTCCCCTCAGAACAGGCTTGATTTCTATCTGGATTATGAGGATAACTATTACTTTTTGAGATTATTTATTCCTAAACAAAATTGGCATAATCCACAATTGTTAATGGAGACAAGATTTATAAAAGAAAGATTAAATAATTTTGGATTCAGACACCCATTTAAGCTGATTCTGGTAGATAACTCAACTTCTGAGATTGAAGCATTAGAAATCGAATAATGGTTCCATGCTGAAAAGTCACAAACCTCTGATTTTTATAGTTTTTAGTTCCTGATCCGCCACGCCTGAGAACCACTAAAATTCAGCAGTTTGCGGAAGTCCTCGCCAATCATCGCTCCATTGATTTAGACTTCAATGAACGGTTTGGCCACATTTTTGTTAAATTTGTGAAATCCAAACAATAAAACTGAAAACTATGATACGCATACTCGTTTTCTTATTAGTCTTTCAGCAGCTTTCCTGCTCTGCCGACAAGCCTGATCCAAATGAAAAATGGATCACATCTGAAGAACTGCAATTTACGGTTGACACACTGGCAACGGGACTTCAAAACCCCTGGAGCATGGCTTTCCTGCCTGATGGCCGAATCCTTATTGCCGAAAGACCCGGAAGGTTGCGAATCTGGGAGAATGGCAGCCTGAGCGAAGACCTCATCCAGGGCCTTCCTGATATTTGGTCACACGGCCAAGGTGGGCTGCTCGATGTAGTTCTGCACCCGGATTACACGGAAAATGGCTGGCTCTACCTTGCTTATGCCAAAGAGAACAACGGTATTGGAAATACAGCCATTGCCAGGGCAAAACTTGAAGGTACGCAACTGAAAGAACTCGAAGAGCTTTTTCATGGCTCTCCCCTTACTTCTTCGGCTTACCATTTTGGCACCCGCATTGTTTTCGACGCCGATAATTATCTCTTCTTTTGCATTGGCGATCGCGGAACGATGGAAAATGCGCAAAACCTCGCCAACCATTGCGGCAAAGTGATGCGTATCAATGATGATGGAAGTGTTCCCGCTGACAATCCTTTTGTAGGAACCCAGGGTGCATTGCCTGAAATCTGGTCTTACGGCCACCGCAACATCCAGGGCATGACGCTGCATCCGGAAACCGGTAAATTGTGGTCGCATGAGCATGGTGCGCGTGGAGGCGATGAAATAAACCTCGTTGAAAAAGGCGGAAACTATGGCTGGCCACTCGTTACCCATGGCATCAATTATGACGGAACCAGCATCACTCCTGACACCACACTTCCCGGAATGATTGATCCGGTACTTCACTGGACACCTTCCATTGCGCCCTGTGGTCTGGCTTTTGTTCAGGGCGACCGCTATCCTTCATGGAATTCGCATATGCTGGTTGGAGCGTTGGCGGGGCAACATATACACCGGGTCAGCTTCGAAGGCGACAAAGCCGTTCATACCGAAAAACTGCTGGAGGGTTTTGCCCGTTTCCGGGATATCCGCATCGGCCCTGATGGCTACATCTATGTGCTTACCGAATCACCAGGGATTTTTTTTAGAATAGTGCCGAAATGATCTTGGGGTTTTTGATTGTGAATCCTTGTTTTCATCTGGAATCCTGATATTTTATTGTGAGGTTTACCTGTAAGAACCGGCTTAAACCCGAAAATTAGCCTGGCAGGAAAAAATATCGGCTTACACCTTGCATAAAACAATTTAGATTTATATTAGCGGGGTGAATAAACCGTGCCATGAGGTAAAACTATGCAGCACTAAGACCTTTGTACAACCGTACCTGATGGTGCAGCTATAAACGAGTTGGGTTCAATCTGACCGAGCAGAGCAGACATAGACAAAACAAAGTTTAAGGCACACGCTCAAAATCATAAGAATTTGACCTTTTTGTATTTTTATGATAATTCTGACAGTAAAAAAGATAATGATAAAGACAATCTGTAAAACTTAAATATTTAGCTATGAGAGGATTACATTTAATTGCAGTCTTGACTTTATTTGCAATAATAATTTACATCAGTTGCGACAAAGAAGAAGAAAATTTTATTGGGATAAAAAACATTTCATTCGAAAATTATCCAAAAGTGGATGGCTCTACTTCCTCAAGTGTGCTGAATGCGATGGTTGCATGTAAACTATTAGAAGTTTCCTATAAATGGGTTGAGCCGGGAGTTGTTTCTGAATGGACTTTACAGCCTGTATATGAAGAAATACCTGATCAGTATAAAGACTTTTTTTGGCAACGTGTTAGGAGCTCTAAAACTCATGGCGCATTTATTAATTTAATTGACGGCGAAGCTGATATTATCCTCACACACAGGACTATCTCACACGACGAGAAAGCCCATGCCGATTCAGTTGGAATAACACTGATTGAAACCCCTATCGCATTGGACGCTTTTGTTTTTATTGTAAACAAGAATAATCCTGTAAAATCACTGACAATCAATCAAATCCAGAATATATATACTGCCGAAACCACCAATTGGTCGCAAGTTGGCGGTAATAATACAAGTATAAAAGTATTTACACGTCCCCGGAATTCGGGCAGTGAGGAAGTGTTTAGAGAGTTGGTAATGAATGGTTTGGAACCGGCGGATTTTCCGGAAAGCTCTATAGGCGGAATGGCGCAGGTTTTTGGTGAAATTTTACATAACGAGGATGCTATCTGTTATACTTTCAATAACTACAAAAATTTGCAAGCACGGATACCCGACAGCGAAGTGCCTAAAATAGCGATCAATGGTATTTTCCCTGACGAAAAAACGGTTAGAAACGGAACATTTCCCTTTATATCAAAGGTACATGTTGCAATCCGTTCCAATTTAGACCATAATACAATGGCTTATAAACTATATGAATGGTTGCAATCAGAGGACGCAAAAGCGACTATTACTGAATGTGGATTTCTGCCGAAATAATATCAATCAGCAAAGAAAGTGAATTTAAATAAGAAATGGTATGTGCAAAATTTGCACATACCACTCTACATGACACTATACAAGAGAAAACGCGATAGATCGGGAGTAGTAAATTGGATTTTCTGAGTGGGCTCGATCCTACCATTCAAAATAGCCCACCCCCACAAAATCCCGGCTAATAATTTTAGCCCTCCCAGGAAATGAACAAAAAGTCCAACTTAAAGTTGAAAACTCTACTTTTGCAGGCTTTGAATTTGGGGGATTCTCATGCAACACAACAATACTATTTCGGAAGACCCGGAGCAACCGGTTCAAAATAAGCTTACGCTTTGGCAGGAATTAAAGGGAGCCATCAAAGGCACTGAAGCCGATTATACTAAGATTGGCCTTAAGAGAGCGATCTTTTTGCTGGCCGTTCCTATGGTGCTGGAACTTGTAATGGAATCTACCTTTGCCGTTGCCGATATTTATTTCGTTGGCAAACTGGGCGCTTCTGCTGTGGCTACCGTCGGACTCACTGAAACTTATCTTTTCCTGCTTTACTCTGTGGCTATGGGTTTATCCATTGCAGTTACAGCCATTGTTGCCCGCAGGGTCGGAGAAAAACACCCGGAAAAAGCTGCCACTGCTGCCGTGCAATCCATTTTCCTGGCCTTGCTGTTATCCATTCCATTTGCTATTGCCGGTATTTTTTTCGCCAAAGACCTTCTTAAACTCATGGGCGCCGACGAATGGACACTCACTTATGGCTTCCGCTATGCGCAGTGGATGCTCGGTGGAAATGCTGTGATCATTTTATTGTTTGTCATCAACGCCATCTTCCGGGGCGCCGGCGATGCAGCCATTGCCATGCGCATTCTTTTTATCTCCAACGGAATCAATATTATACTCGATCCGCTATTAATTTTCGGCTACGGGCCTTTTCCTGAACTGGGCATCGAAGGGGCAGCCATTGCCACCAACATCGGAAGGGGTGTTGGCGTACTTTGCCAGTTATGGATTCTTTTCAGGGGTGGTAAACATATCAGGGTTTTATCCTCTCAACTTATCTGGAATGGCCAGATCATGCTCCAAATCCTGAAAACATCTTTGGGCGGCATGGGGCAAATGCTTGTAAGCATGACATCCTGGATTTTCATCGTACGCATACTTTCAGAGCTGGGAAGTGAGGTGGTTGCGGGTTCCACCATCGCTATCCGTATCATGATGTTTACTATGATGCCAGCCTGGGGCATGTCAAATGCAGCGGCCACGCTCGTAGGTCAGAACCTGGGGGCCGTAGAACCTGACAGGGCTGAATCGGCCGTGTGGAAAATCGGCTTATACAACATGATCTTTCTGATTGGTGTTTCATTTTTATTCTTTTTCTACAACCAACAACTCATGGGCATCTTTACCGATGATACCCTTGTTATTGCGGTCGGATCCAAATGGCTGAAAATTTTATCGTATTCCTATTTCGTTTACGGATGGTGGATGGTATCAGTACAGGCCTTTAACGGTGCCGGCGATACGCGCACTCCCACATGGATCAACCTGGTTTTCTTCTGGATGATACAGATTCCTTTGTCGTGGGTGATGGCAATTCATATGGGATGGGAATATTCCGGCGTATTCTGGGCAGTATTTATTTCCGAGACTTCAGTTGGAATTTTTACACTTTGGTTGTTCACACATGGAAAATGGAAAAAGACAAGCTTGTGAAAAACAATTGAAATCAAGCTAAACAAAAATTTTAGCGCATGATTTTAGCGACTGATAAACCTGTCAACAGAATATTTTCCACTGCCCATGATGAGCAGGACAATGTAAACAAGCAGGTAGATTAGTCCTAATTCCTTGCGGGCAAAAGGATCGTCAGCGTGAACAATGAACACGGCTACTGCCATGGTGAAGATGAGTGAAATGGACGCCAGCCTCGTTCCCAATCCAAGCATGATCAGTACTGAACCAACAACTTCGGCCAGGATGGCTGCAACCAGCGATGGGGTCGCTCCTATTCCCAATGGATCGGCAAATGATATTTCACCATCCCCAAGCAGGCGTTGGAGCTTTGGCAAGCCATGAGTCATCATAAGTCCACCAATACCAAGGCGAAGCAACAATAGCGACAAATTTGTAGCTGTGTTTCTTGGTTTTACAGAGAAAAGAAATTTCATTTGTTCTTACTGTATAGGTTGCATCTGTCAAAAAATTCAATTTTAACCGCCAGGTCGCAAAGGCGTCATAATACATCTTTTTGATATTTAATGCTTAGCGGCTTTGCGTCCTGGCGGTGAAAGAAAAAACGATCACTTATGAGATCAGCCGAGGTCGAAACGATCAAGGTTC
Coding sequences within it:
- a CDS encoding NAD(P)/FAD-dependent oxidoreductase; protein product: MREKNYDTVIVGGGIAGLTAATYLARNGQKVLLIEKNKEAGGLVNTFSHNGFFFDAGVRALLDAGIVLTMLKDLNIKLDLVKSHVSIGIEDEVLNIKNIDSLLEYSDLLKKFHPQSDIEIDEVIRIIRKIMKHMDVLYGIENPIFKDLKRDLPFIFKKLLPWFPRFIFTVRKINRMNTPVEDYLKTIIKDKSLRDMISQHFFKNTPAFFALSYFSLYLDYFYPKGGMGKLSESLLSKLLEFGGEIKTETRITRVLPEEHLVIDDQNNSYNYKNLIWAADLKTLYNIAEIENFPPAMEANIKETKTSMLKSRGGDSVFTLFLEVDEPLESFAKIAHGHFFYTPSRQGLDEIHRKDLKDLLNNFSDVNKAQILTWLDKFISLNTFEISIPGLKDHEMVPAGKTGVIISFLAEYDLFNKIKEAGWHNEFIAEIEDRVISVISDSIYPMLKEKIIARFSFSPLSIESRVGTSEGGITGWAFEDEMPVINKIQHADRSVLTPFPSIYQAGQWVYSPGGVPMSILTGKLAADKVLKNK
- a CDS encoding SDR family oxidoreductase, which translates into the protein MKILLTGSTGYIGKRLLSVLVNAGHKVICCVRDESRFNPPEYLKQNISVLELDLLDKDSLGKIPSDIDGAYYLVHSMTSTNDYRTLEEQSASNFRDALNKTDVRHVIYLGGIVNESNLSKHLESRKNVESILSQGNYHFTALRAGIIIGSGSASFEIIRDLVEKLPVMIAPKWLKTRCQPIGVSDVLAFLSKSLFNPETFDQTFDIGGPDILTYKDMLMGFAKVRNLKRSILTVPVMSPNLSSYWLYFVTSTSYRLARNLVDSMGVEVICRDNRINQILEIFPLSYEEAIQKAFRRIETHEIESSWKDANISSGFNFKISAFVQVPEYGCFKDRRIMKFNDREKCIEKIWGIGGENGWYYGNWLWEFRGFLDKLAGGVGLRRGRTNPNSIHTGDTLDFWRVLYANRQEGRLLLFAEMKLPGEAWLEFRIHENTLIHTATFRPLGLAGRLYWYSVFPFHGIIFDGMIKKLTA
- a CDS encoding nuclear transport factor 2 family protein, which translates into the protein MNLQDKKPQEEVEARLTINMDTIKELWSKTYNREGKPDWSHIFKYYHKEIVFQDTIQRIEGIDDFIAMCNRLTKRTKQLQLEIISISQNENVIMFDWVMTMMFKKYPNTPIYGATKLVLSEDGLIKEQRDYYDLWGDIFNNIPRFGRMYRRFLIRKFG
- a CDS encoding substrate-binding domain-containing protein encodes the protein MRGLHLIAVLTLFAIIIYISCDKEEENFIGIKNISFENYPKVDGSTSSSVLNAMVACKLLEVSYKWVEPGVVSEWTLQPVYEEIPDQYKDFFWQRVRSSKTHGAFINLIDGEADIILTHRTISHDEKAHADSVGITLIETPIALDAFVFIVNKNNPVKSLTINQIQNIYTAETTNWSQVGGNNTSIKVFTRPRNSGSEEVFRELVMNGLEPADFPESSIGGMAQVFGEILHNEDAICYTFNNYKNLQARIPDSEVPKIAINGIFPDEKTVRNGTFPFISKVHVAIRSNLDHNTMAYKLYEWLQSEDAKATITECGFLPK
- a CDS encoding SDR family NAD(P)-dependent oxidoreductase; the protein is MRKKTSQYFREYKWSNIFAMIRNNRSDPEICTDDFKNKLVVITGATSGIGYVTAQKFASKGANLLCINRNPEKSENLRREIESKYGVTCDYRIADLSDLKDIFTVSDELLQLDAPIDVLIHNAGVYLTKRELTADGLEKVFVVHYLSSFIMNYLLMDKLKAQEKARIIMVGSEGHRFAIWGLRLDDLNWEKRRYSGLKSYGSAKIAQLLSMIVFDEHFKSTGVTINTMHPGAVKTETGQENGPVYRWFKRNFFDKTLKSPDISAEALYYLGVSDELDGVSGKFFNLTTREEPAPPALDKEVAHELWDKTLKICGLK
- a CDS encoding DoxX family protein; the encoded protein is MKFLFSVKPRNTATNLSLLLLRLGIGGLMMTHGLPKLQRLLGDGEISFADPLGIGATPSLVAAILAEVVGSVLIMLGLGTRLASISLIFTMAVAVFIVHADDPFARKELGLIYLLVYIVLLIMGSGKYSVDRFISR
- a CDS encoding PQQ-dependent sugar dehydrogenase — translated: MIRILVFLLVFQQLSCSADKPDPNEKWITSEELQFTVDTLATGLQNPWSMAFLPDGRILIAERPGRLRIWENGSLSEDLIQGLPDIWSHGQGGLLDVVLHPDYTENGWLYLAYAKENNGIGNTAIARAKLEGTQLKELEELFHGSPLTSSAYHFGTRIVFDADNYLFFCIGDRGTMENAQNLANHCGKVMRINDDGSVPADNPFVGTQGALPEIWSYGHRNIQGMTLHPETGKLWSHEHGARGGDEINLVEKGGNYGWPLVTHGINYDGTSITPDTTLPGMIDPVLHWTPSIAPCGLAFVQGDRYPSWNSHMLVGALAGQHIHRVSFEGDKAVHTEKLLEGFARFRDIRIGPDGYIYVLTESPGIFFRIVPK
- a CDS encoding MATE family efflux transporter; this encodes MQHNNTISEDPEQPVQNKLTLWQELKGAIKGTEADYTKIGLKRAIFLLAVPMVLELVMESTFAVADIYFVGKLGASAVATVGLTETYLFLLYSVAMGLSIAVTAIVARRVGEKHPEKAATAAVQSIFLALLLSIPFAIAGIFFAKDLLKLMGADEWTLTYGFRYAQWMLGGNAVIILLFVINAIFRGAGDAAIAMRILFISNGINIILDPLLIFGYGPFPELGIEGAAIATNIGRGVGVLCQLWILFRGGKHIRVLSSQLIWNGQIMLQILKTSLGGMGQMLVSMTSWIFIVRILSELGSEVVAGSTIAIRIMMFTMMPAWGMSNAAATLVGQNLGAVEPDRAESAVWKIGLYNMIFLIGVSFLFFFYNQQLMGIFTDDTLVIAVGSKWLKILSYSYFVYGWWMVSVQAFNGAGDTRTPTWINLVFFWMIQIPLSWVMAIHMGWEYSGVFWAVFISETSVGIFTLWLFTHGKWKKTSL